From Spirochaeta isovalerica, one genomic window encodes:
- a CDS encoding InlB B-repeat-containing protein — MRRTFLFVLSLTFLILSGCDQLLITPPELLAISFDKNSEDASGVMEDQIVDSGDLVPIKENEFSRAGWEFAGWSTSPEGGALFYGTTNYILITEDTTLYATWAESHSLSYDGNGNTSGTVPLSTREYGTGMTVPVAGNTGNLAKDGFSFSGWNRRPDGSGTNYSEGEAFLMGESDVTLYARWIVNQTVSFNKNNENAMGDMPDQIIPRGASVPLHANAFLYPGWTFAGWAVSPEGIIVYADQWYFSMGDSNESLYAVWTQSPSHNVTFDANGGTGTMGYQTFREGLTALLAPNLFVRNGYAFAGWSTADDGTAEYADNDEFLIGSSDTTLYAVWSALTYELSFDKNHEDATGETAPQYLDCDSTHYLSANGFTRPGWSFAGWAASPSGSVVYADEADYTMGSEDTVLYAQWTPNTYSITFNSNDGDAAGFMAEQYLACESSGSLTANNFSKSGWIFSGWAETTDGPILYEDQALFTMGAEDVILYARWTPSPYTITFNKNDSEATGSMDDQVILNGSTETLDPNQFVKTGWSFAGWATSPGGEMVYGDEDPFIMEIGNVDLYALWEINSYHLRFDGNGMEPERSVTGSMNEAVLEYGEVIVLPVNAFSADFYVFAGWSTSQWGGGTAFSDGASFEMGSGDVTLYAQWTDISYSVIYDKNDENAVGDMSMSVLFANPFIPSMALNCSFENSGFTFVEWNTDPDGSGTSFAEWDYFFGGTGDLVLYAIWGPELYPIQFDKNDPAAQGFMDFQELVYLETGTLVLNGFVREEAHFSGWNTEPDGSGVSYSDGDSITMDTMGKTLYALWDINEYTITYYDTEASGGSVPGPQTVEAYSSVVLADNPGELVKNEDGLTFVLNSWALYQNGENTGIVFGAGDTIEMMASDMDLYAQWTALGATGPAGGIIIADKGSYSDGWRYIEASPSDLSSGISWNNGVNTDSTADGFDLGAGLINTSQIISSQGIGTYAAQLCDDYSIVNDSVIYDDWYLPSLMEMDAFMSSNFRGDLTVGSYWSSTSLTVDSAEAYAFDGDWFSPGSYTKDEELRVRAVRRF, encoded by the coding sequence ATGCGACGTACCTTCCTTTTTGTTCTATCATTAACATTTCTGATACTATCAGGCTGTGATCAGCTATTAATCACTCCACCGGAGCTTCTGGCCATCTCTTTTGACAAGAATAGCGAAGATGCCAGTGGTGTTATGGAGGATCAGATTGTCGACAGCGGCGATCTTGTTCCGATTAAGGAAAATGAATTTTCCCGGGCCGGGTGGGAATTCGCCGGTTGGTCAACTTCTCCTGAAGGCGGGGCATTATTCTATGGTACAACAAATTATATCCTGATTACAGAAGATACAACTTTATATGCAACCTGGGCGGAGAGCCACTCTCTGTCCTATGATGGTAATGGAAATACTTCGGGTACCGTTCCCCTATCTACGCGGGAATACGGAACCGGCATGACTGTTCCTGTCGCCGGCAACACGGGGAATCTGGCGAAGGACGGATTCTCTTTTTCCGGGTGGAACAGACGGCCTGACGGAAGCGGAACCAATTATTCCGAAGGCGAGGCGTTTCTCATGGGCGAATCAGATGTGACTCTTTACGCCCGATGGATTGTCAATCAGACCGTATCCTTTAATAAAAACAATGAAAACGCTATGGGGGATATGCCCGATCAGATCATTCCCCGCGGGGCAAGTGTGCCTCTTCATGCCAATGCATTCCTGTATCCCGGCTGGACATTTGCCGGATGGGCTGTCAGCCCTGAGGGAATAATCGTATATGCGGATCAGTGGTATTTTTCCATGGGAGATTCCAATGAATCCCTCTATGCAGTCTGGACTCAGAGCCCTTCACATAATGTGACTTTCGATGCCAATGGCGGTACCGGAACCATGGGCTATCAGACGTTCCGGGAAGGACTGACGGCTTTGCTCGCTCCCAACTTATTTGTTCGTAACGGATACGCCTTTGCCGGGTGGTCCACAGCCGATGACGGAACAGCAGAATATGCAGATAATGATGAGTTTCTTATAGGATCTTCAGATACGACTTTATATGCTGTCTGGTCAGCACTGACATATGAACTTTCATTTGATAAAAATCATGAGGACGCAACCGGGGAAACAGCTCCACAATATCTGGATTGCGACTCGACTCACTATCTTAGTGCCAATGGATTTACCAGACCCGGATGGTCATTTGCCGGATGGGCTGCATCGCCATCGGGCAGCGTGGTTTATGCCGACGAGGCAGACTATACGATGGGATCTGAAGATACTGTTTTGTATGCACAATGGACGCCAAATACATATTCGATAACTTTTAACAGTAATGACGGGGACGCGGCCGGTTTCATGGCTGAACAATATCTGGCTTGTGAGTCAAGCGGCAGTCTGACAGCCAATAACTTCTCGAAATCCGGATGGATTTTTTCCGGATGGGCGGAAACAACTGATGGTCCGATCCTCTATGAAGATCAGGCTCTATTTACCATGGGTGCGGAAGATGTCATTCTCTACGCCCGATGGACTCCGTCACCCTATACGATCACATTCAATAAAAATGATAGCGAAGCTACCGGCTCAATGGATGATCAGGTCATATTGAATGGATCAACTGAAACTCTGGATCCCAATCAGTTTGTGAAAACAGGTTGGTCATTTGCCGGTTGGGCGACTTCTCCCGGAGGAGAAATGGTATACGGTGATGAAGATCCTTTTATTATGGAAATCGGCAATGTCGATCTATATGCCCTTTGGGAGATCAACTCATACCATCTGCGTTTTGACGGAAACGGGATGGAGCCGGAGAGATCGGTCACCGGTTCCATGAATGAGGCCGTTCTGGAGTACGGAGAAGTCATTGTTCTACCCGTTAACGCTTTCTCAGCGGATTTTTATGTTTTTGCCGGATGGAGTACGAGCCAATGGGGTGGTGGTACAGCATTTTCCGACGGAGCTTCTTTTGAGATGGGGTCCGGAGATGTGACTTTGTATGCCCAGTGGACTGATATTTCCTATTCGGTTATTTATGATAAGAATGATGAGAACGCGGTAGGGGATATGTCTATGTCTGTTTTGTTTGCGAACCCCTTTATTCCTTCGATGGCTTTGAATTGCTCTTTTGAGAATTCGGGATTTACTTTCGTCGAATGGAATACGGATCCGGATGGTTCAGGCACATCTTTTGCAGAATGGGATTACTTTTTCGGCGGAACAGGAGATCTCGTTCTCTATGCTATTTGGGGGCCTGAACTATACCCGATTCAATTCGATAAAAATGATCCTGCAGCTCAAGGCTTTATGGATTTTCAGGAGCTGGTATATCTGGAAACGGGTACTCTTGTTCTCAACGGTTTTGTAAGGGAGGAAGCTCATTTTTCCGGCTGGAATACTGAGCCTGACGGTTCAGGTGTGTCCTATTCCGATGGCGATTCCATTACAATGGATACAATGGGGAAAACTCTCTATGCTCTCTGGGATATCAATGAATATACCATTACTTATTACGATACAGAAGCGTCCGGCGGTTCAGTTCCGGGGCCTCAGACTGTAGAGGCGTATAGTTCAGTTGTGCTGGCGGATAATCCGGGAGAACTGGTAAAAAACGAAGACGGATTAACATTTGTTCTTAATTCATGGGCATTGTATCAGAATGGAGAAAATACGGGAATTGTTTTCGGTGCTGGAGATACCATAGAGATGATGGCTTCCGATATGGATCTTTATGCACAATGGACAGCGTTAGGGGCTACAGGTCCTGCTGGGGGTATTATTATTGCTGATAAAGGCAGTTATTCCGATGGTTGGCGCTATATAGAAGCATCCCCCAGCGACCTCAGTTCCGGTATTAGCTGGAATAATGGAGTCAATACGGATAGTACTGCCGACGGATTTGATTTGGGTGCCGGTTTAATCAATACTTCTCAAATCATCTCATCTCAGGGTATCGGGACATACGCAGCACAGTTGTGCGATGATTATTCCATTGTTAATGATTCGGTAATTTATGATGACTGGTATCTTCCGTCGTTAATGGAAATGGATGCTTTTATGAGTTCTAACTTTAGGGGTGATTTGACTGTTGGCAGTTATTGGAGTTCCACGTCTTTGACTGTTGATTCTGCCGAGGCTTATGCATTTGACGGGGATTGGTTTTCACCCGGTTCTTATACTAAAGATGAAGAGTTAAGAGTCCGGGCAGTCAGGCGATTCTAA
- the lysC gene encoding lysine-sensitive aspartokinase 3, which yields MIVLKFGGTSVENAERIDRILDIAEAQLDRAPVLVSSAMGKTTNKIEEIIVHAVEGDSEEAYRLTGEISDHHLNTAKEFLTGGNLESTYAAVSELMSQFSSLVKGLSLLHECSPRSRDALLSFGELLSTRLIAARALERGINTELLDSRDFVITDENFNSARPIGALTEKAVRDRVFPEPLKLIIAQGFISSTEKGVTTTLGRGGSDYSATIIGSALSAQEVQIWTDVDGIMTSDPRFVKGAKTIDSITYSEAGELAFFGAKVVHPATIQPAVKQQIPVLVKNSHNPQAPGTAILPAVNDKGVKAITGKREITVVSISSSNMLNAYGFLKNIFTIFDRYKTSVDLISTSEVSVSMTIENAESVEGIVKELEEMGTVTVESNKSIICLVGQELWKDSVFVSRVFGSLNGTPIRMISLGASDTNLSIVVPEEKLIGTIQSLHDEFFS from the coding sequence ATGATAGTACTTAAATTCGGCGGAACTTCAGTTGAGAATGCCGAAAGAATCGATAGAATACTCGATATCGCGGAAGCGCAGCTCGATCGCGCTCCCGTACTGGTTTCTTCCGCCATGGGGAAAACCACCAATAAAATTGAAGAAATCATTGTCCATGCCGTCGAAGGCGACAGTGAAGAAGCGTACCGGCTGACCGGTGAAATCAGCGATCATCACCTCAATACGGCAAAGGAATTTCTGACAGGCGGTAACCTGGAATCGACCTATGCCGCAGTGAGCGAGCTCATGTCCCAGTTCTCATCGCTGGTGAAGGGTTTGTCGCTTCTGCACGAATGCAGTCCCCGCAGCCGTGACGCCCTTCTGTCCTTCGGCGAACTGCTCTCCACCAGACTGATTGCCGCCCGTGCCCTGGAGAGGGGAATCAATACGGAACTGCTTGATTCGCGGGATTTTGTTATAACCGATGAGAACTTCAATTCCGCCCGCCCCATCGGGGCATTAACCGAAAAAGCTGTTCGAGATAGGGTCTTTCCCGAACCTCTCAAGCTCATTATCGCCCAGGGATTTATTTCTTCCACGGAAAAAGGGGTAACCACAACTTTGGGCCGCGGAGGAAGCGATTATTCGGCAACCATCATCGGTTCTGCCCTGTCGGCTCAGGAAGTCCAGATCTGGACCGACGTCGACGGGATAATGACATCGGATCCCCGCTTTGTAAAGGGTGCCAAAACCATTGACAGCATAACCTATTCGGAAGCGGGAGAGCTGGCTTTCTTCGGAGCAAAGGTCGTTCATCCGGCGACCATCCAGCCGGCGGTTAAGCAGCAGATTCCCGTGCTGGTTAAAAACTCACACAATCCGCAGGCTCCGGGAACGGCGATTCTGCCTGCCGTTAACGACAAAGGAGTCAAGGCCATAACCGGAAAGAGGGAAATCACAGTGGTTTCCATCTCTTCGTCCAATATGCTCAATGCCTACGGGTTCCTAAAGAATATCTTTACAATTTTTGACAGATACAAGACTTCCGTCGACCTTATCTCCACTTCCGAGGTTTCGGTATCCATGACGATCGAAAACGCTGAAAGCGTGGAGGGGATCGTTAAGGAACTGGAGGAAATGGGCACGGTGACTGTCGAGTCCAACAAATCGATTATCTGTCTGGTCGGCCAGGAATTGTGGAAGGATTCGGTTTTTGTCTCACGGGTTTTCGGATCGCTGAACGGGACGCCGATCAGGATGATTTCCCTCGGAGCCTCCGATACGAATCTGTCCATTGTCGTGCCGGAGGAGAAGCTGATCGGGACGATACAGTCGCTGCATGATGAGTTTTTCAGTTGA
- a CDS encoding alanyl-tRNA editing protein: MTEKLFYNDPYLYSFTCSVISAVEEKGLWKLELDRTAFYPEGGGQPADRGLLGGQEVVDVQKDKGHVFHYLKEKPSVDELKGEVDRIFRMDYMQQHTGQHILSAVLKRVAGAATVAVHQAEDYTSIEIDHSEFPAETIELIEDEANKLVCANHPVYCFLNGDIPISLFPLRRDTKFTEDVRLVQIGGESLENRKEALEDAAKALADDFESFSPGIKDLAACGGVHLKRTGEVGLIKFQKQEKVRGRLRLFWLIGNRAYRDYRTKSQLTDKIGEALSVPLSGIESEFNRFMGALGEEKKRNSDLLKEMASLKAEEIRGQNQSGKQVFLFDKADPSYFKQITIALSSFDNIHLCLLNISGGAGQWALISHKENTDFNVFRNDLLSLLDGKGGGKAPLWQGKIGKTEEIDVFADQFESAFS; the protein is encoded by the coding sequence ATGACAGAAAAACTCTTTTATAACGATCCCTATCTCTATAGTTTTACATGCTCCGTCATCTCTGCCGTTGAGGAAAAAGGTTTGTGGAAGCTCGAGCTCGATCGGACGGCCTTTTATCCCGAAGGCGGGGGACAGCCGGCAGACCGGGGGCTCCTCGGCGGGCAGGAAGTCGTCGATGTACAGAAAGATAAGGGACATGTTTTTCATTATTTAAAAGAAAAACCTTCAGTCGATGAGCTGAAGGGTGAAGTCGACCGGATATTCCGGATGGATTATATGCAGCAGCACACGGGACAGCATATCCTTTCGGCTGTGCTGAAGCGGGTTGCCGGAGCTGCGACCGTAGCTGTCCATCAGGCGGAAGATTACACATCCATCGAAATCGATCACAGCGAGTTTCCCGCTGAAACCATAGAGCTTATCGAAGATGAAGCCAATAAACTGGTCTGTGCCAATCATCCGGTATATTGCTTCCTTAACGGAGATATCCCCATATCTCTGTTCCCTTTGAGAAGAGATACCAAATTCACTGAGGATGTAAGACTCGTACAGATCGGCGGCGAGTCTCTGGAAAACCGCAAAGAGGCCCTTGAAGATGCCGCAAAAGCACTGGCTGATGATTTTGAAAGCTTTTCTCCGGGAATCAAGGACCTGGCGGCCTGCGGCGGCGTGCACCTGAAACGGACCGGAGAAGTGGGTCTTATTAAATTCCAGAAACAGGAGAAGGTGAGGGGAAGGCTGCGGCTGTTCTGGCTGATAGGAAACCGGGCTTACCGCGATTACAGGACCAAATCGCAGTTGACAGATAAAATAGGAGAGGCTCTTTCCGTTCCCCTTTCTGGAATAGAAAGCGAGTTTAACCGGTTCATGGGTGCTCTTGGTGAGGAGAAAAAAAGAAACAGCGACCTTCTGAAGGAGATGGCATCTCTGAAAGCGGAGGAGATCAGGGGCCAAAACCAGTCGGGAAAGCAGGTTTTTCTTTTTGATAAGGCTGATCCGTCCTATTTCAAGCAGATAACCATAGCCCTCAGTTCCTTCGATAACATTCATCTCTGTCTGCTCAACATCAGTGGAGGAGCGGGGCAGTGGGCCCTTATCTCTCATAAAGAAAATACTGACTTCAATGTGTTCCGGAATGACCTTCTGTCCCTTCTCGATGGAAAAGGAGGCGGGAAAGCGCCGCTCTGGCAGGGAAAGATCGGAAAGACTGAAGAGATTGATGTTTTTGCCGATCAATTTGAATCGGCCTTCTCTTGA
- a CDS encoding response regulator, whose amino-acid sequence MSAKIMCVDDSPTIRMLVKQNLGPQGFEIIEASNGQEGLDKLSSDIGLFLVDVNMPVMNGFDFVKSLKANSSYSSKPVVFLTTESGVDKKSVGKELGVNGWIVKPFEPESLVKIVTMLTK is encoded by the coding sequence ATGAGTGCCAAAATTATGTGTGTAGATGACAGCCCGACCATCAGAATGCTGGTCAAACAGAATCTGGGACCGCAGGGCTTTGAAATTATTGAAGCGTCCAACGGACAGGAAGGTCTGGATAAACTCAGTTCCGATATAGGTCTGTTTCTGGTCGATGTGAATATGCCGGTTATGAACGGTTTCGATTTTGTCAAATCTCTCAAAGCCAACAGTTCCTACAGCTCCAAGCCCGTTGTTTTTCTCACGACAGAAAGCGGAGTGGATAAAAAAAGCGTCGGTAAAGAGCTGGGAGTCAACGGATGGATCGTCAAACCCTTTGAACCGGAGTCTCTGGTGAAAATCGTCACCATGCTGACCAAATAG
- the lipA gene encoding lipoyl synthase: MEKPLRKPEWLRVRLNTTTQYKDVRKALGGGKLNTVCTEANCPNQHECWGKYKTATFMILGEICTRGCRFCSVTTGKPGPVSEAEPLEVAEAVRDLDLKHAVITMVTRDDLDDGGAAVLAETVREIRRINPVCSIEILSSDLRGKEENIKVLCNSKPEVVSHNIETVRRLKKEICSGATYENSIQVLKMMKDNSPDSVVKSSLMIGLGETREEILETMDDLLEAGVSILNIGQYLQPTRKNAAVIKYWTPEEFEELRERALEKGFTFCESGPLVRSSYHAGKHFDLYKKIISQKVQ; encoded by the coding sequence ATGGAAAAACCCTTAAGAAAACCGGAATGGCTCCGCGTGCGGCTCAACACGACAACCCAGTACAAAGATGTGAGAAAGGCTCTGGGCGGCGGCAAGCTGAATACGGTTTGTACCGAAGCGAATTGTCCCAACCAGCACGAGTGCTGGGGTAAATATAAAACGGCGACATTTATGATCCTCGGAGAGATCTGTACCAGAGGGTGCCGGTTCTGTTCGGTCACCACGGGAAAGCCGGGACCTGTCAGCGAAGCCGAACCATTGGAAGTAGCTGAAGCTGTCAGAGATCTGGATTTGAAGCACGCCGTTATCACCATGGTGACCAGAGATGATCTGGATGACGGGGGGGCCGCTGTCCTGGCGGAAACAGTCAGAGAAATCCGCCGAATAAATCCCGTCTGTTCCATTGAAATACTTTCTTCGGACCTCAGGGGAAAAGAGGAGAACATCAAAGTTCTCTGCAATTCGAAGCCCGAAGTGGTCAGCCACAATATAGAAACAGTGAGAAGGCTCAAAAAGGAGATCTGTTCCGGAGCCACATACGAAAACTCCATTCAGGTTCTGAAGATGATGAAGGATAACAGTCCCGATTCGGTTGTGAAATCGAGCCTGATGATAGGCCTGGGCGAAACACGGGAGGAGATTCTCGAAACCATGGACGATCTTCTGGAAGCAGGCGTATCGATCCTGAACATCGGCCAGTACCTCCAGCCCACCAGAAAGAATGCCGCGGTCATAAAATACTGGACGCCGGAAGAGTTTGAAGAGCTGCGTGAACGGGCATTGGAAAAGGGATTTACTTTCTGCGAATCCGGTCCTCTGGTGCGATCGAGCTATCATGCGGGCAAGCATTTCGATCTCTATAAAAAAATTATTTCACAAAAAGTTCAATAG
- a CDS encoding alpha-amylase family glycosyl hydrolase, which produces MRFKLQQLRLLKVSAFLLLINANAFTMGLSEKEQPLPDQGEWWSNRVFYEIFVRSFYDSDGDGIGDFQGIIAKLDYLQEDLGINGIWLMPINQSPSYHGYDVSDYYDVNSEYGTLEDYKELIDECHKRDIKIIMDLVMNHSSIEVNWFNENKDWYIWNSEKTPSTGPWGQNIWYPKDGEYYYSVFDRIMADLNYTNNEVTEEMHNIIRFWLETGVDGFRLDALKYMVETDGQLENTEETHQWLEDFYNYYKSINPAALTVGEVWDSMENILPYSRDETDICFEFSLADAMVSAVKTARKGNLIAAWNRVLENYDKNDYATFLTNHDQNRLVSQLMNSRELAKNAAFLLLTSPGTPFIYYGEEIGMRGVKPDEDIRRPFHWFEGPRDGFTTGFPWRWQESSFPDSLADQMEDDSSLFHTYKDLIDLRKSYRALRTGDMKLLTTSSPSVFAFIREDSDQTVLTLINLGKRELGDVSVELDDSYGNRKVKQLYWSSNTARPAPSRKTESGQWTVFSQLEGFGASVLLLE; this is translated from the coding sequence TTGAGATTCAAACTTCAACAGCTGAGACTTCTTAAGGTTTCAGCTTTTTTATTGCTCATCAATGCAAACGCTTTCACAATGGGTCTTTCTGAAAAAGAGCAGCCGCTGCCCGATCAGGGAGAATGGTGGAGCAACCGCGTATTCTACGAAATATTCGTCCGCAGTTTCTACGACAGCGACGGAGACGGTATCGGCGATTTTCAGGGAATCATTGCCAAACTCGACTACCTGCAAGAGGACCTGGGAATCAATGGAATCTGGCTGATGCCGATCAATCAGTCTCCCTCCTACCACGGGTATGATGTCTCCGATTACTACGATGTGAACAGCGAATACGGCACGCTTGAAGATTATAAAGAACTGATCGATGAATGCCACAAGCGGGATATCAAGATCATCATGGATCTGGTTATGAATCACTCGTCGATTGAAGTCAACTGGTTCAATGAGAATAAAGACTGGTACATATGGAATAGTGAGAAAACGCCCTCAACCGGCCCCTGGGGACAGAACATCTGGTATCCGAAGGACGGAGAATACTACTATTCGGTCTTCGATCGGATCATGGCCGATCTGAACTATACCAATAATGAAGTAACGGAAGAGATGCATAATATCATCAGGTTCTGGCTGGAGACCGGTGTTGACGGATTCAGACTGGACGCCCTCAAATACATGGTGGAAACTGATGGCCAGCTGGAAAATACAGAAGAAACCCACCAGTGGCTTGAGGATTTTTACAACTACTACAAATCTATCAATCCCGCTGCTCTGACCGTCGGCGAAGTCTGGGATTCCATGGAGAACATTCTCCCCTACAGCCGGGACGAGACCGATATATGTTTCGAATTCTCTCTGGCCGATGCCATGGTCAGCGCGGTGAAAACCGCCCGAAAGGGAAATCTGATCGCCGCCTGGAACCGCGTCCTGGAAAATTATGATAAAAACGACTACGCCACATTTCTGACCAATCACGACCAGAACCGTCTGGTCTCCCAGCTTATGAATAGCCGCGAACTGGCAAAAAACGCCGCTTTCCTCCTGCTGACGTCTCCCGGAACCCCTTTCATTTATTACGGAGAGGAAATCGGAATGAGAGGAGTCAAACCCGATGAGGATATCCGCCGCCCATTCCACTGGTTCGAAGGTCCCCGGGATGGTTTCACCACAGGTTTTCCCTGGAGATGGCAGGAAAGCTCTTTCCCCGACAGCCTGGCCGATCAGATGGAAGATGATTCATCTCTCTTTCACACCTATAAAGATCTTATAGACCTTCGGAAATCATACCGGGCACTTCGTACGGGTGACATGAAGCTGCTGACCACATCCTCCCCTTCGGTCTTCGCTTTTATCCGCGAAGATTCCGACCAGACAGTTCTGACCCTGATTAATCTGGGTAAAAGAGAGCTCGGGGATGTGTCCGTGGAACTTGACGATTCTTATGGCAACAGAAAGGTGAAACAGCTATACTGGTCGTCAAATACAGCCAGACCCGCTCCCTCGAGAAAGACCGAATCAGGTCAATGGACTGTTTTTTCCCAGCTGGAGGGATTCGGGGCTTCGGTTCTGCTTCTGGAGTAA
- a CDS encoding DMT family transporter yields the protein MKNQKRAVLTALTAVLFWATVASAFKIALGEMDHYHLLLFSTLSSVIILFLMILFQGKSSVLMKINSVDLRFSTLAGLFNPFAYYLILFKSYSLLPAQIAQPLNYTWPIMLVLLSVPFLGQKADRKSLIALIMCLLGVVLISSGGEPGQTVNSFGVFLALLSAVVWGAYWIINMKDKREESVKLFLNFLFGLIYVVVYGLIFSDITLPSVKGLVSAAYVGVFEMGITFFLWSKALKMAESTASVSTLAYLSPLLSLVLIALVLKEKIALTTIAGLLIIIGGILYQKGIIILPGANRRNPR from the coding sequence TTGAAGAATCAGAAAAGAGCGGTGCTCACCGCATTGACCGCGGTCCTCTTCTGGGCGACAGTCGCCTCGGCGTTTAAAATTGCCCTGGGAGAGATGGATCATTACCATCTGCTGCTCTTTTCCACCCTCTCTTCGGTCATCATCCTCTTTCTGATGATCCTCTTTCAGGGAAAAAGCAGCGTACTGATGAAAATCAATTCGGTCGATTTGCGTTTTTCCACACTGGCGGGACTTTTCAATCCCTTTGCCTACTATCTGATTCTCTTCAAAAGCTACTCACTGCTTCCGGCCCAGATCGCCCAGCCTCTCAATTACACCTGGCCCATTATGCTTGTTCTTCTATCCGTTCCCTTTCTGGGCCAGAAGGCGGACAGGAAAAGCCTGATTGCCTTAATCATGTGCCTGCTCGGCGTGGTTCTCATCTCATCGGGAGGAGAGCCGGGTCAGACCGTTAATTCCTTCGGCGTGTTCCTGGCCCTCTTAAGCGCCGTAGTCTGGGGAGCGTACTGGATAATAAACATGAAAGATAAGCGGGAGGAGTCGGTGAAACTCTTTCTGAATTTTCTCTTCGGACTGATTTATGTGGTCGTCTACGGACTGATCTTTTCGGACATAACCCTTCCTTCGGTAAAAGGATTGGTCAGCGCCGCTTATGTGGGTGTCTTTGAAATGGGAATCACTTTTTTCCTCTGGTCAAAAGCTCTGAAAATGGCAGAATCGACAGCATCGGTCAGCACTCTGGCTTATCTGTCGCCTCTTCTATCACTGGTACTCATAGCTCTGGTTCTCAAAGAGAAAATCGCCTTGACCACTATCGCGGGCCTCTTAATCATCATCGGGGGCATTCTCTATCAGAAGGGGATCATTATTCTGCCCGGAGCGAATCGGCGTAATCCCCGATAA
- a CDS encoding lipase family protein, which translates to MVFHGILDGDDLSQSVSGGELLMKGKPFFYIFFIILFTGCQIGFYLQEDRWGADSIRGATDTDRALMFRHESLRTAYKAGELTEADGLKVYSNLKYVIQEEGDVLYIVFFGTDTAEDVYYDMIHWKEPFWTDIDPDMAVHAGFNRPFQDIAPEIREAVQLYLDGAPPTPRVLLSGHSAGGVQAVLCAFYLSREFTTGELDDIYCQIGGSPAPGNKAFADAVEAESRITLHRYRNGSDMMPGMLTEEMGYYHAGQPYHIGPEPDPITAFSSLWLAWHFIGDYADSLRAE; encoded by the coding sequence GTGGTATTCCACGGGATACTGGATGGCGATGATCTATCCCAATCTGTCTCTGGGGGTGAGCTTCTGATGAAAGGTAAGCCGTTTTTTTACATCTTTTTCATAATTCTCTTCACAGGTTGTCAGATCGGTTTTTATCTTCAGGAAGATCGCTGGGGGGCTGATTCGATCCGCGGTGCCACGGATACGGACAGAGCATTGATGTTTCGTCATGAATCGCTCAGAACGGCTTACAAGGCGGGAGAACTGACAGAAGCCGATGGACTGAAAGTTTACAGCAATCTCAAGTATGTTATTCAGGAAGAGGGAGATGTTTTATACATCGTTTTTTTCGGTACCGATACGGCGGAGGATGTCTACTATGATATGATTCACTGGAAGGAACCCTTCTGGACGGATATCGATCCGGACATGGCGGTTCATGCCGGTTTCAACCGGCCTTTCCAGGATATCGCTCCTGAAATCCGGGAGGCGGTTCAGCTCTATCTCGACGGCGCGCCCCCGACCCCCCGGGTTCTTCTTTCCGGACACAGTGCCGGTGGCGTGCAGGCCGTGCTCTGCGCCTTTTATTTATCCCGGGAATTCACCACCGGGGAACTTGATGATATTTACTGTCAGATCGGAGGCTCTCCCGCCCCGGGAAACAAGGCTTTCGCCGATGCGGTTGAAGCGGAATCGAGAATCACTTTGCACCGCTACCGCAACGGAAGCGATATGATGCCCGGTATGCTGACCGAAGAGATGGGATATTATCACGCCGGACAACCCTACCATATCGGACCGGAACCCGATCCCATTACCGCTTTTTCCTCTTTATGGCTCGCCTGGCATTTTATCGGGGATTACGCCGATTCGCTCCGGGCAGAATAA